A portion of the Aricia agestis chromosome 1, ilAriAges1.1, whole genome shotgun sequence genome contains these proteins:
- the LOC121730302 gene encoding cathepsin K-like, whose protein sequence is MAVKFLVVLCFRLLSLSSAFVLENNISEDYDQQTSLRLPTEYHFKGDVISTDLGIIRPFEIWYSERHNRSRRDTYGGMVRRYYYGDCQAIYTIHPEATSELVSRTMCTANKNNEKPRNFLPPYSSDKFKHSGKTMYDDKLVDLWTYSAALEKDHQSVTQLLVMKENELQWEETELSLRNGMVVRHLITRYYDYNEPSLDDITLKHAQKHCAWDEASSPYNAHPGLPSDVAEAFQRLVTEHNSRKLSYRLGLNRFSDRLPSELAHLTATRPGSPAAAGTHTFPLTAQQLEEMVLRLPKNYDMRVEGLISTVKDQGDCGSCYAFATVAAVEGAFAKKNASWNLDLSEQSLVDCSWSEKNHGCNGGFLDAAFDHVQRHGVPTDMQYGIYLAEEGVCKYNSVTKVTRIKSFTRVLGGSLAMKAVLYNYGPVASSINAMDELKHYENGIYYNPDCNKNGTNHAVTVVGYGESDGTPYWIIKNSWGEDWGQAGYMFLSAENNNCHLLDEAYFAGL, encoded by the exons ATGGCGGTCAAATTTCTGGTCGTCCTGTGCTTCCGCCTCCTCAGCCTCTCCTCAGCTTTTGTATTAG AAAACAATATCTCTGAGGATTACGATCAGCAGACCAGCCTACGCCTGCCCACCGAGTACCACTTCAAGGGGGACGTCATTAGTACGGACCTCGGGATCATCAGGCCCTTCGAAATATG GTACAGTGAGCGACACAACCGTTCTCGCAGGGACACGTACGGCGGCATGGTGAGGCGGTACTACTACGGTGACTGTCAGGCTATATACACG ATTCATCCAGAAGCAACGAGTGAACTAGTCAGCCGAACGATGTGTACGGCTAATAAGAACAATGAAAAACCTAGAAATTTCCTTCCACCATATTCATCAGACAAATTTAAACACTCAG GTAAAACGATGTATGACGACAAACTTGTGGATTTATGGACGTATTCTGCGGCTTTGGAAAAAGATCATCAGTCGGTGACGCAGCTCCTGGTGATGAAGGAGAACGAACTTCA ATGGGAAGAGACAGAGCTGAGCTTGCGGAACGGCATGGTGGTGAGACACCTCATCACCCGCTATTACGACTACAACGAACCCAGTCTTGATGACATCACTTTGAAACACG CTCAAAAACATTGTGCCTGGGACGAGGCATCGTCGCCATACAACGCGCATCCAGGTCTTCCCTCCGATGTTGCAGAGGCTTTTCAAAG ACTGGTAACGGAGCACAACAGCAGGAAACTGAGCTACAGGCTGGGGCTGAACAGGTTCTCCGACCGCCTGCCCTCGGAGCTGGCGCACCTCACCGCCACCCGCCCCGGGAGCCCTGCTGCTGCCGGCACACACACCTTCCCCCTCACCGCCCAACAGCTCGAGGAGATGGTCCTCCGACTGCCGAAGAACTACGATATGAGGGTCGAGGGACTCATCAGCACTGTTAAAG ACCAAGGTGATTGTGGCTCGTGCTATGCGTTTGCGACGGTAGCGGCTGTAGAGGGGGCCTTCGCCAAGAAGAATGCCTCTTGGAATTTGGACCTCAGCGAGCAGTCTCTGGTGGACTGCAGTTGGTC GGAGAAAAACCACGGCTGCAACGGCGGGTTCCTCGACGCCGCCTTCGACCACGTCCAGCGGCACGGAGTCCCCACCGACATGCAGTATGGCATTTATCTGGCAGAG GAGGGTGTATGCAAGTACAACAGTGTCACCAAAGTAACAAGAATCAAGAGCTTCACTCGTGTGCTCGGTGGGTCTCTCGCGATGAAAGCCGTTCTGTACAACTACGGACCCGTAGCCTCCAGCATCAACGCCATGGACGAGCTCAAGCACTACGAAAATGGCATCTACTACAACCCGGACTG CAACAAAAACGGTACGAACCACGCAGTGACGGTGGTGGGTTACGGCGAGAGTGACGGTACACCGTACTGGATCATCAAGAACTCGTGGGGCGAGGACTGGGGGCAGGCCGGCTACATGTTCCTCTCGGCTGAAAATAACAACTGTCACTTACTCGACGAGGCTTACTTCGCTGGTCTCTGA